A stretch of the Tautonia marina genome encodes the following:
- a CDS encoding ExeA family protein, with translation MDRRFDSDRDAKDRDRAGQGIESSVLPSRIDARSACFKGLQQGRGLVLLTGEAGSGKTWLCKHLAGSCPQLGRWLVLDAAPSDSGLDLLRRILRGLGRRDAASVLDPRSELTDELIEQAEEGRRWVLVLDEAQNASDTVLEEFRLLSNRLGQPDGVAGLVLVGRTSLVLRLRSRSWESLQARLAVHAQLGPIDAEEARMLLERSLADRSWTRETIETLHARAVGNPGRLLRLADRLAPAVRSEPNAVAARPASSVPTPSIPALDRESPRHWSLAPRITSFDRSPEPITEPEAESEPDTPCCNPPRLGEARPPLRFEDGVIEVGWADADDSPANDFPAETAVADALASSPGRAESLLDAYDAIELGLSSLSEVVESPPPPIEPSTVAIDDRYAAIQAQSQWVRALEAARAPVPPSTGDAAGQDDSSDHSRASCLCEGDGEIGADDRQEQRDWSSVRPSGQVRAESGQEFAPYSRLFSQLNSANEPE, from the coding sequence ATGGACCGACGATTCGACTCCGACCGAGACGCGAAGGATCGCGATCGGGCCGGCCAGGGGATTGAGTCTTCCGTGCTTCCCAGCCGGATCGACGCCCGATCGGCCTGCTTCAAGGGGCTCCAGCAAGGCCGAGGCCTCGTGCTCTTGACCGGCGAGGCCGGCTCGGGCAAAACCTGGCTGTGCAAGCACCTGGCCGGATCGTGCCCGCAGCTTGGCCGCTGGCTGGTGCTCGACGCCGCCCCCTCGGATTCCGGGTTGGATCTGCTCCGGCGCATCTTGCGAGGGCTCGGCCGTCGCGACGCCGCCTCGGTGCTCGACCCCCGCTCCGAACTGACCGATGAGCTGATCGAGCAAGCCGAAGAGGGCCGCCGCTGGGTCCTGGTGCTCGACGAGGCGCAGAATGCCTCCGACACCGTGCTTGAGGAGTTCCGCCTCCTCTCGAACCGGCTCGGACAGCCCGACGGCGTCGCCGGCCTCGTTCTGGTGGGCCGAACCAGCCTGGTGCTCCGGCTGCGGAGCCGGTCCTGGGAATCGCTCCAGGCCCGACTGGCGGTCCACGCCCAGCTCGGCCCGATCGACGCCGAGGAAGCGCGAATGCTCCTGGAACGCTCCTTGGCCGATCGCTCCTGGACCCGAGAGACGATCGAAACGCTGCACGCCCGAGCCGTCGGAAACCCAGGCCGGTTGCTCCGCCTGGCCGATCGCCTGGCCCCCGCCGTGCGATCCGAGCCCAACGCGGTCGCCGCTCGCCCGGCCTCCAGCGTGCCGACTCCGTCGATCCCCGCCCTCGATCGCGAGTCTCCCCGCCACTGGTCTCTCGCTCCTCGAATCACCTCCTTCGACCGCTCGCCCGAGCCCATCACCGAGCCTGAGGCCGAATCCGAGCCCGACACTCCCTGCTGCAATCCCCCCCGGCTGGGCGAGGCTCGGCCCCCGCTTCGGTTCGAAGACGGGGTGATCGAGGTCGGCTGGGCCGATGCCGACGATTCCCCGGCCAACGATTTCCCGGCCGAGACCGCCGTCGCCGACGCGCTCGCCTCGTCACCCGGCCGTGCCGAGTCGTTGCTCGACGCTTACGACGCGATCGAACTTGGCCTGTCGTCGTTGTCGGAGGTGGTCGAATCGCCCCCCCCGCCCATCGAGCCCTCGACCGTGGCGATTGACGATCGCTACGCCGCCATCCAGGCTCAATCGCAATGGGTTCGCGCCCTGGAAGCGGCCCGAGCCCCCGTCCCGCCCTCGACCGGCGATGCCGCCGGTCAGGACGACTCCTCCGACCACTCCCGAGCCTCGTGCCTTTGCGAGGGCGACGGTGAGATCGGTGCAGACGACCGGCAAGAGCAACGGGATTGGTCCTCCGTTCGCCCCTCGGGCCAGGTCCGCGCGGAATCGGGTCAGGAGTTCGCCCCCTATAGCCGACTCTTTTCCCAGTTGAATTCCGCCAACGAGCCGGAGTAA
- a CDS encoding polyprenol monophosphomannose synthase: MSDALDLATEPSTSPPRLAVSLATYNEADNLVPLVRAIRKYAPHASILIIDDNSPDGTGRVADQLCQQLPDIHVLHRTGKLGLGTAILEAMRFAIRGHYDQLLNLDADFSHPPRFIPDLLAGMDRHDVMIGSRYVPGGGVESSLFNTKRKLMSWAINTYARVLLGLSSRDNSGSYRCYRVSKLAEMDLDQVKSRGYSFMEEILYWCRLVGCTIGETPIIFEDRRAGKSKINTLEVLRALDVILRLGLTRPFRRRPSKARPPAVRA, translated from the coding sequence GTGAGCGACGCCCTTGATCTCGCCACCGAACCCTCGACCTCGCCCCCTCGGCTGGCCGTTTCGCTGGCCACCTACAACGAGGCCGACAATCTCGTCCCCCTCGTCCGGGCGATCCGCAAGTACGCGCCCCACGCCTCGATCCTCATCATCGACGACAATTCTCCCGACGGCACCGGCCGCGTCGCCGATCAGCTTTGCCAGCAGTTGCCCGACATTCACGTTCTGCACCGAACCGGCAAGCTCGGCCTGGGCACGGCAATTCTCGAAGCCATGCGCTTTGCCATCCGGGGCCACTACGACCAGCTCTTGAACCTCGACGCCGACTTCAGCCATCCGCCCCGGTTCATTCCCGACCTGCTCGCCGGCATGGATCGCCACGACGTGATGATCGGCTCGCGCTACGTCCCCGGCGGCGGGGTCGAAAGCTCGCTGTTCAACACCAAGCGCAAGCTGATGAGCTGGGCGATCAACACCTACGCCCGCGTCTTGCTTGGCCTCTCCTCCCGCGATAACAGCGGTTCCTATCGCTGCTACCGCGTCTCGAAGCTCGCGGAGATGGACCTCGACCAGGTCAAATCACGCGGCTATTCGTTCATGGAAGAGATCCTCTACTGGTGCCGGCTCGTCGGCTGCACCATCGGCGAGACCCCCATCATCTTCGAGGACCGCCGCGCCGGCAAATCGAAGATCAACACCCTCGAAGTCCTCCGCGCCCTCGACGTCATCCTCCGCCTCGGCCTCACCCGCCCCTTCCGCCGCCGACCCTCGAAGGCTCGTCCTCCCGCCGTCAGGGCCTGA
- a CDS encoding REP-associated tyrosine transposase yields MATRRIYDRDRHAHFVTFSCYRRRRFLDQDRPKRIVLGVLASQLSLQHGRCVGFVVMPDHVHAILWFPDVDQLSHFMKQWKQRSSVQIKRFLRIGMTAYAQAFDLSEPIWQPRYYGFNLYSEHKFEEKLAYMHQNPVRAGLVARPCDWPWSSARYYKQGHSVGVPVGWLD; encoded by the coding sequence ATGGCCACAAGGCGTATCTACGACCGAGACAGGCACGCCCACTTCGTGACCTTCTCGTGCTATCGACGCCGTCGGTTTCTCGACCAAGACCGGCCCAAGCGGATCGTCCTCGGGGTCCTCGCCTCGCAACTGTCATTGCAGCACGGCCGTTGTGTCGGCTTTGTCGTCATGCCCGACCACGTGCATGCGATCCTCTGGTTCCCGGATGTCGACCAGCTATCCCACTTCATGAAGCAGTGGAAGCAACGTAGTTCCGTGCAGATCAAGCGCTTCCTGCGCATCGGGATGACTGCGTACGCCCAGGCTTTTGACCTGTCGGAGCCGATCTGGCAACCCCGTTACTACGGCTTCAACCTCTACTCAGAGCACAAGTTCGAGGAGAAGCTCGCCTACATGCACCAGAACCCGGTGCGTGCCGGCCTGGTCGCTCGCCCGTGCGATTGGCCCTGGAGTTCGGCCCGGTACTATAAGCAAGGGCATAGCGTCGGCGTGCCGGTCGGCTGGCTCGACTGA